In Eriocheir sinensis breed Jianghai 21 chromosome 10, ASM2467909v1, whole genome shotgun sequence, the following proteins share a genomic window:
- the LOC126996378 gene encoding multiple epidermal growth factor-like domains protein 6 isoform X3, translating to MGGEKAFFWALLLTSLFTAACGRVFCYNGGRCVYNRCICPRGFHGSRCQYDRDECQVNNGGCEHSCKNTVGSFLCCCSPGFRLRHDGRSCQDVNECEFHNGGCSHECANTVGSYRCLCEPGSHMLPDGRTCVGGASCAERNGDCDHFCDDTRGWAECSCRPGYRLGRDGKWCEPLDPCLVDNGGCQQTCLTEQGHVRCSCRRGFTLTNDLVSCVDLDECAIPDTCSHQCRNTWGSYECVCNTGYQLGTDNRSCFMIDMEVINSCIENNGGCQHMCRHSPSGAVCTCHPGYELEADGRTCQDENECGARTHRCQQECINTAGGYFCACTQGFTLSSDTFTCLDVDECSMENGGCEHECQNTLGSFTCSCLRGYVIVDGVHCDTVSGDYDIDYSGLSIHSDQDIGTATLEDHSPVLNSSGTINRDLWNDVTYAEYSKTTTLQTRCVAGNFGPNCSLTCGDCPGECDASGCVCPPGRTGDRCDLNCPADFYGRGCNEVCRCENGGTCDPVTGRCTCPPSVSGDHCEDGCPAGYYGAQCDRRCPMMCPNMRCNKVFGFCECDPGRFGPKCNMPCPSLTWGPNCRHQCLCQARSTSRCHPESGVCECKPGYVGEDCSKECPEGRWGAGCLHECQCASGATCHPATGVCGLDCPPGFMGTDCNTPCAAGHYGPGCMKACMCGLRHCDPSTGVCLCPAGKKGPNCNQACSDGEYGHSCLKTCECKNGATCNPVTGKCHCPSGYVGPTCEARCPAGRHGVNCSETCGCLNGASCHHKTGRCQCRAGFTGFSCGQPCPLGRFGGDCVSVCDCNNSGSCDRVTGECSCAPGWRGSRCDIPCKVGSYGAGCAMNCSCANGAECDHISGACVCKPGWRGTFCSRPCPDGFWGMECRYQCDCDKGATCNLATGVCSCPPGKHGHHCSKTCPSDRWGSDCQHACLCYNGGVCDRVSGACVCPAGYIGATCQDRCPNGTFGSGCQQTCLCQHGASCQHNTGACVCPPGYTGTYCERVCGPGRYGPGCSLTCQCANGGECDAVSGACKCMPGWWGPHCNKSCPLGKWGAGCELVCDCEQEARCHPITGQCQCPPGYIGDKCQFICALGQYGVKCSKECRCGPSQSCDHVSGRCTCPPGREGQQCHQYCAEGLWGEGCRQKCKCAGSSLCDPMTGECFCPAGLRGRKCHRGCPRGRYGVDCKQKCQCKNRGTCDRVTGQCQCRDDYYGATCSLACPSGTYGPGCNQTCECQHGGVCDSSGACSCPAGYTGQLCETTCSPGTWGRHCPSECHCQNDALCHPATGECLCGLGWTGPHCDQACEPGKYGPDCRMDCACYHNASCDRFSGCCECKPGRYGRYCELECPPGFHGEYCSRVCDCRNGASCDPQNGQCRCLPGFMGDTCNDVCPSGMFGTHCRQKCHCGPYTCSKETGECQCPPGRTGTNCAMPCGEGKYGPGCRKLCECHHGGSCHPATGHCTCTPGWLGPTCREEDVSYVTTSDQRGRADIPVELS from the exons ACCGCGACGAGTGCCAAGTGAACAACGGCGGATGTGAACACTCTTGCAAGAACACCGTCGGCTCTTTCCTGTGCTGCTGCAGCCCAGGGTTCAGACTCAGGCACGACGGTAGATCATGTCAAG aCGTGAACGAGTGCGAGTTCCACAACGGCGGGTGTTCTCACGAGTGCGCCAACACGGTGGGGTCTTACCGCTGCCTCTGTGAACCCGGCAGTCACATGTTGCCTGACGGACGAACCTGCGTTG GTGGAGCTTCGTGTGCCGAAAGGAATGGTGACTGCGACCATTTTTGTGATGACACAAGGGGCTGGGCAGAGTGCTCCTGTCGCCCTGG GTACAGACTCGGGCGGGATGGTAAGTGGTGTGAGCCCCTTGACCCGTGCCTTGTGGACAACGGCGGGTGTCAACAAACCTGCTTGACAGAGCAAGGCCATGTCCGCTGCAGCTGCAGAAGAGGTTTCACTTTAACCAACGACCTTGTTTCATGTGTTGACCTTGACGAGTGTGCGATCCCTGATACATGCAGCCACCAGTGCCGCAACACATGGGGCTCCTACGAGTGCGTCTGTAACACGGGTTATCAACTTGGCACTGACAACAGATCCTGCTTCA tgatTGACATGGAGGTGATCAACTCATGCATCGAAAACAACGGCGGCTGCCAACACATGTGTCGCCACAGCCCAAGCGGTGCCGTGTGCACCTGTCACCCGGGCTACGAGCTGGAGGCAGATGGCCGCACCTGCCAG GATGAGAACGAGTGCGGAGCACGGACCCACCGGTGTCAGCAGGAATGTATCAACACAGCCGGGGGTTATTTTTGCGCCTGTACCCAAGGCTTCACGCTGAGCTCTGACACCTTCACTTGTCTGG ATGTCGATGAGTGTTCGATGGAAAATGGCGGCTGCGAACACGAGTGTCAGAACACACTGGGATCCTTCACGTGCTCCTGCCTCAGAGGCTACGTGATAGTCGACGGTGTTCACTGCGACA CGGTGAGCGGTGACTATGACATCGACTACTCTGGCCTCAGCATCCACAGTGATCAGGACATTGGCACTGCGACCCTGGAGGACCACTCGCCGGTGCTGAACAGCTCTGGAACTATAAATAGAGACTTATGGAACGACGTGACCTACGCCGAGTACAGCAAGACAACGACACTCCAGACAC GATGTGTTGCAGGGAACTTTGGACCTAACTGCTCCTTAACGTGTGGCGACTGTCCGGGGGAGTGTGACGCGTCGGGCTGTGTGTGTCCACCGGGCCGGACTGGCGACCGCTGTGACCTCAACTGTCCTGCTGATTTCTATGGGCGTGGCTGTAATGAG GTGTGTCGTTGTGAGAATGGCGGCACGTGTGACCCCGTAACCGGCAGATGCACGTGCCCGCCGAGTGTGTCCGGCGACCACTGCGAAGATGGCTGTCCCGCAG GGTATTACGGGGCGCAGTGTGACCGGCGCTGCCCCATGATGTGCCCCAACATGCGCTGTAACAAAGTCTTCGGCTTCTGCGAGTGTGACCCTGGACGCTTCGGGCCCAAGTGTAACATGCCGTGCCCTTCCCTCACGTGGGGTCCAAACTGCCGccaccagtgcctgtgccaggcCCGTTCGACGTCCCGGTGCCATCCAGAA AgcggtgtgtgtgagtgcaagccAGGATACGTTGGCGAGGACTGTTCTAAGGAGTGCCCTGAGGGTCGCTGGGGCGCAGGGTGTTTGCACGAGTGTCAGTGTGCTAGCGGGGCCACGTGCCACCCCGCTACAGGTGTCTGTGGCCTAGACTGCCCTCCGGGCTTCATGGGAACAGACTGTAACACAC CGTGTGCGGCAGGGCACTACGGGCCGGGGTGCATGAAGGCGTGCATGTGTGGTCTGCGGCACTGCGATCCCAGCACCGGCGTGTGTCTCTGTCCTGCCGGGAAGAAAGGACCCAACTGTAACCAAG CGTGCTCTGACGGGGAATATGGCCACAGCTGCCTGAAGACGTGTGAGTGCAAGAACGGTGCCACGTGCAACCCTGTGACCGGAAAGTGCCACTGTCCTTCAGGATACGTG GGGCCGACATGTGAGGCGCGGTGCCCAGCTGGCCGGCACGGCGTCAACTGCAGTGAAACTTGTGGTTGTCTGAATGGTGCCTCGTGTCACCACAAAACAGGCAG GTGCCAGTGTCGTGCAGGATTCACAGGTTTCAGCTGTGGTCAGCCGTGCCCTCTGGGACGATTCGGGGGGgactgtgtgtcagtgtgtgacTGCAATAACAGCGGCAGCTGTGACCGTGTGACTGGGGAATGTAGCTGCGCCCCAGGATGGCGGGGCTCTCGGTGCGACATCC CATGCAAGGTGGGCAGCTATGGGGCCGGATGTGCCATGAACTGTAGCTGTGCTAATGGAGCCGAGTGTGACCACATCTCTGGCGCTTGTGTCTGCAAGCCAG GCTGGCGAGGAACATTTTGTTCCAGGCCGTGCCCGGACGGCTTCTGGGGCATGGAGTGTCGCTATCAGTGTGACTGTGACAAGGGGGCAACCTGCAACCTGGCGACAGGCGTGTGTTCATGTCCACCGGGCAAGCATGGCCACCACTGCTCCAAGA CCTGTCCGAGTGACCGGTGGGGAAGCGATTGTCAGCATGCATGTCTGTGTTACAATGGAGGGGTCTGTGACCGCGTGTCCGGGGCTTGTGTGTGTCCTGCTGGCTACATCGGTGCCACATGTCAAGACAGGTGTCCTAACGGCACCTTCGGCAGTGGATGTCAGCAAACCTGCCTGTGTCAGCATGGCGCCAGCTGTCAGCACAACACAGGAGCATGTGTGTGTCCACCAGGCTACACCGGCACCTACTGCGAGCGAG TGTGCGGGCCGGGGAGGTACGGGCCAGGGTGCAGCCTCACGTGCCAGTGTGCGAACGGCGGCGAGTGTGACGCAGTAAGCGGTGCTTGCAAATGTATGCCAGGCTGGTGGGGGCCCCACTGCAACAAGTCTTGCCCACTAG GGAAATGGGGCGCGGGGTGTGAGCTAGTGTGTGACTGCGAGCAGGAGGCGCGTTGCCACCCCATCACGGGCCAGTGCCAGTGCCCGCCAGGCTACATCGGTGACAAGTGTCAGTTCA TCTGTGCCTTGGGTCAGTACGGGGTGAAGTGCAGCAAGGAGTGTCGCTGTGGCCCGTCCCAGTCGTGTGACCACGTGAGTGGGAGGTGCACGTGTCCCCCCGGCCGTGAGGGACAGCAGTGCCACCAGT ACTGTGCCGAGGGGCTGTGGGGAGAGGGCTGCCGCCAGAAGTGTAAGTGTGCCGGATCATCTCTCTGCGACCCCATGACTGGCGAGTGTTTCTGCCCCGCGGGGCTGAGGGGCAGGAAGTGCCACAGGGGGTGTCCAAGGGGACGCTACGGAGTCGACTGTAAACAG AAATGTCAGTGTAAAAACAGGGGAACATGCGACCGTGTAACGGGTCAGTGCCAGTGTCGCGACGACTACTATGGTGCCACGTGCTCCCTCGCCTGTCCTTCTGGCACCTATGGGCCGGGTTGCAACCAG ACGTGTGAATGTCAGCATGGCGGGGTGTGTGACTCAAGCGGGGCATGCAGCTGTCCGGCGGGGTACACGGGGCAGCTCTGTGAAACCACCTGCTCACCGGGCACCTGGGGACGCCACTGCCCCTCTGAGTGCCACTGCCAAAACGATGCACTTTGCCATCCAG CCACTGGGGAGTGTTTGTGTGGCCTGGGATGGACCGGGCCACACTGCGACCAAGCGTGTGAGCCGGGCAAGTACGGACCAGACTGCCGCATGGACTGTGCCTGCTACCACAACGCCTCCTGTGACCGCTTCTCGGGCTGCTGCGAGTGTAAGCCAGGCCGCTACGGACGCTACTGTGAACTAG AGTGCCCCCCAGGGTTCCATGGTGAGTATTGCTCCCGCGTGTGTGACTGCCGCAACGGTGCCTCCTGTGACCCCCAGAATGGCCAGTGTCGCTGTCTGCCTGGCTTTATGGGCGACACGTGTAATGACGTCTGTCCCTCAG GCATGTTCGGTACTCACTGCCGCCAGAAGTGCCACTGCGGGCCATACActtgcagtaaggagacaggggaATGCCAGTGTCCGCCAGGCAGAACAGGAACTAACTGTGCTATGC